Proteins co-encoded in one Kutzneria chonburiensis genomic window:
- a CDS encoding MCE family protein, whose product MTATKTRLGLAQAIAIVCVLALVVATAVWWLLSATNQNKITAYFSAAVGLYPGSDVRVLGVRVGSIDSVTPQGTTVKVELSVDKSVHVPANAQAVVVSPSVVSDRYVQLTPVYTGGAVMADNATIPRERTATPVELDQLYQSLDKLTTTLGPNGANKNGALSDLLNTAAANLAGNGQNLNDTIKQLGQATQTLSGSKDDLFGTVDNLQKFTTTLAQSDQQVRTFNDQLAQVSGYLAGERTDLGDALNQLSTALGQVQGFIKDNRSEIKSNVDKLADVTKVLVDQRAALAESLDVAPLALGNLQNSYNAASGTLDTRADINELTQPPITMVCNLIKQLTPKNVPAALSDACGQLAGVLNKVLPLPSAAQVIESLQQGALPPLPVPLLGKSIVGGEK is encoded by the coding sequence ATGACGGCCACCAAGACCCGGCTCGGCCTCGCCCAGGCGATCGCCATCGTCTGCGTGCTGGCGCTGGTCGTCGCGACGGCCGTGTGGTGGCTGCTGTCGGCCACCAACCAGAACAAGATCACCGCGTACTTCTCGGCCGCGGTCGGCCTCTACCCAGGCTCCGACGTGCGGGTGCTGGGCGTGCGGGTCGGCAGCATCGACAGCGTGACGCCGCAGGGCACCACCGTGAAGGTGGAGCTGTCGGTGGACAAGTCGGTGCACGTGCCGGCCAACGCCCAGGCGGTCGTGGTGTCGCCGAGCGTGGTCAGCGACCGGTACGTGCAGCTGACGCCGGTCTACACCGGCGGCGCCGTGATGGCCGACAACGCCACCATTCCGCGTGAGCGCACGGCCACGCCGGTCGAGCTGGATCAGCTGTACCAGAGCCTGGACAAGCTGACCACGACGCTCGGGCCCAACGGCGCCAACAAGAACGGCGCGCTGTCGGACCTGCTCAACACCGCCGCGGCCAACCTGGCCGGCAACGGGCAGAACCTCAACGACACCATCAAGCAGCTGGGGCAGGCCACGCAGACGCTGTCGGGGTCCAAGGACGACCTGTTCGGCACCGTGGACAACCTGCAGAAGTTCACCACCACGTTGGCCCAGAGCGACCAGCAGGTGCGGACGTTCAACGACCAGCTCGCGCAGGTGTCGGGCTACCTGGCCGGCGAGCGCACCGATCTCGGCGACGCGCTCAACCAGCTGTCCACCGCGCTCGGCCAGGTGCAGGGCTTCATCAAGGACAACCGGAGCGAGATCAAGTCCAATGTGGACAAACTCGCCGACGTGACCAAGGTGCTGGTCGACCAGCGGGCCGCGCTGGCCGAGTCGCTCGACGTCGCGCCGCTGGCGCTGGGCAACCTGCAGAACAGCTACAACGCCGCGTCCGGCACGCTCGACACCCGGGCCGACATCAACGAGCTGACCCAGCCGCCGATCACCATGGTCTGCAACCTGATCAAGCAGCTCACCCCCAAGAACGTGCCGGCGGCCCTGTCCGACGCGTGCGGCCAGCTGGCCGGCGTGCTCAACAAGGTGCTGCCGCTGCCGTCCGCGGCCCAGGTCATCGAGTCGCTGCAGCAGGGCGCGCTGCCGCCGCTGCCGGTGCCGCTGCTCGGCAAGTCGATCGTCGGGGGTGAGAAGTGA
- a CDS encoding MCE family protein: MLTRKVRLQIIAFVVIALVGVSYAGFRYAGVDRLFGPRGYALNVALADSGGIFTGAEVTYRGVTVGRVGPLTLTKDGITVELDIDSNDTQIPANSQAVVADRSAVGEQYVDLRPSTDSAPYLAAGATIPQARTQTPPPVQGLLTNLDNLAGSVPTQSLRTVVDELDTAFQGTGPNLQTLLDTTSSFTQAASQHLPQTTMLLADGRTVLQTQLDKSSDILSFSHSLAQLAAQLKSSDGDLRTLIANAPPAADQIDGVLRDSGVSLGNLTANLLTTSQILLPRKDGLEQIFVTYPAVVGGSYTVAPGDGTAHFGLAVNLFDPPPCTKGYEGTDRRAGDVTAPIAPNTKAYCAEPTGSPIDVRGAQNAPYGGKPAVPVAGAGGAQSQQSQTAGPGLGPLVGLLPGLGSANLGPSSLARLLGLPG; this comes from the coding sequence ATGCTGACCCGCAAGGTCCGGCTGCAGATCATCGCGTTCGTGGTGATCGCGCTGGTCGGCGTGAGCTACGCCGGCTTCCGCTACGCCGGCGTCGACCGGCTGTTCGGCCCCCGCGGCTACGCGCTCAACGTGGCGCTGGCCGACTCCGGCGGCATCTTCACCGGCGCCGAGGTGACCTACCGTGGCGTCACGGTCGGCCGGGTCGGGCCGCTCACGCTGACCAAGGACGGCATCACCGTCGAGTTGGACATCGACTCCAACGACACCCAGATCCCGGCCAACTCGCAGGCCGTGGTGGCCGACCGGTCCGCGGTCGGCGAGCAGTACGTCGACCTGCGGCCGAGCACCGACAGCGCCCCGTACCTGGCCGCCGGAGCGACCATCCCGCAGGCCCGCACCCAGACCCCGCCGCCGGTGCAGGGGCTGCTGACCAACCTGGACAACCTGGCCGGCTCGGTGCCGACGCAGTCGCTGCGCACCGTCGTCGACGAGCTGGACACGGCCTTCCAGGGCACCGGTCCCAACCTGCAGACGCTGCTCGACACCACCAGCAGCTTCACCCAGGCCGCGTCCCAGCACCTGCCGCAGACCACCATGCTGCTGGCCGACGGCCGGACCGTGCTGCAGACCCAGCTGGACAAGTCCTCGGACATCCTGTCCTTCAGCCACAGCCTGGCCCAGCTGGCCGCGCAGCTGAAGAGCTCGGACGGCGACCTGCGCACGTTGATCGCCAACGCGCCGCCGGCCGCCGACCAGATCGACGGCGTGCTCCGCGACAGCGGCGTCTCACTGGGCAACCTCACCGCCAATCTGCTCACCACCTCGCAGATCCTGTTGCCCCGCAAGGACGGTCTCGAGCAGATCTTCGTCACCTACCCGGCGGTGGTCGGCGGCTCGTACACGGTCGCGCCCGGCGACGGCACGGCCCACTTCGGCCTGGCGGTGAACCTGTTCGACCCGCCGCCGTGCACCAAGGGCTATGAGGGCACCGATCGGCGCGCCGGCGACGTCACCGCCCCGATCGCGCCGAACACCAAGGCCTACTGCGCCGAGCCGACCGGCAGCCCGATCGACGTGCGCGGCGCCCAGAACGCCCCGTACGGCGGCAAGCCGGCGGTGCCGGTGGCCGGCGCCGGCGGTGCCCAGTCCCAGCAGTCGCAGACTGCGGGCCCGGGCCTCGGCCCGCTGGTCGGGCTGCTGCCCGGTCTCGGCAGTGCGAACCTGGGCCCGTCGAGTCTGGCCCGGCTGCTCGGCCTGCCGGGCTGA
- a CDS encoding MlaD family protein, which produces MKPFRERNPIAIGAIGLTVIALLMLAAFFSDDLPIIGGGTTYSADFSEAAGLVPGNEVRIAGVKVGKVRSVALDGDHVKIDFRVDDAWVGDQTTAAIKIKTLLGQKYLSLDPQGGKALDPGTAIPRNHTLAPYDVNEAFNGLATTVDQVDTNQLAQSFTVLSQTFANTPQDVKTALDGLSALSKTISSRDQQLAQLLSNTNQVTKTISDRDQEFQKLLSDGNLLLQELRDRESAIGQLLTGTKNLSAQLSGLVNDNQAQLQPALQQLDKVTTVLERNQANLSKSIADLAPFYRVFANTLGSGRWFDTYICGLLPPAIGPINPEGCSP; this is translated from the coding sequence GTGAAGCCCTTCCGCGAGCGCAATCCCATCGCCATCGGCGCGATCGGCCTCACCGTCATCGCGCTGCTCATGCTGGCCGCCTTCTTCTCCGACGACCTGCCGATCATCGGCGGCGGCACCACGTACTCGGCCGACTTCAGCGAGGCCGCCGGGCTGGTGCCGGGCAACGAGGTGCGCATCGCCGGCGTGAAGGTCGGCAAGGTCCGGTCGGTGGCGCTGGACGGCGATCACGTGAAGATCGACTTCCGGGTGGACGACGCCTGGGTCGGCGACCAGACCACCGCCGCCATCAAGATCAAGACGTTGCTGGGCCAGAAGTACCTGTCGCTGGACCCGCAGGGCGGCAAGGCGCTCGACCCCGGCACGGCCATCCCGCGCAACCACACGCTGGCCCCCTACGACGTGAACGAGGCCTTCAACGGCCTGGCCACCACCGTCGACCAGGTGGACACCAACCAGCTGGCGCAGAGCTTCACCGTGCTGTCGCAGACCTTCGCCAACACGCCGCAGGACGTGAAGACCGCGCTGGACGGGCTGTCCGCGCTGTCCAAGACGATCTCCTCGCGGGACCAGCAGCTGGCCCAGCTGCTGAGCAACACCAACCAGGTCACCAAGACCATCTCGGACCGGGACCAGGAGTTCCAGAAGCTGCTCTCCGACGGCAACCTGCTGTTGCAGGAGCTGCGCGACCGGGAGAGCGCCATCGGCCAGCTGCTGACCGGCACCAAGAACCTGTCGGCCCAGCTGTCCGGACTGGTCAACGACAACCAGGCCCAGCTCCAGCCGGCGCTTCAGCAGCTGGACAAGGTCACCACGGTGCTGGAACGCAACCAGGCCAACCTGTCCAAGAGCATCGCCGACCTGGCCCCGTTCTACCGGGTGTTCGCCAACACCCTTGGCAGCGGCCGCTGGTTCGACACCTACATCTGCGGCCTGCTGCCACCGGCCATCGGCCCCATCAATCCCGAGGGGTGCTCGCCATGA
- a CDS encoding DUF2017 family protein, with the protein MIKWHRDDGVVVGTLEPERVAWLRSRLAEFHALLDWRLSQYTTDYPLGEVLGIALPTEPTDHPPLQAVLRMHVPDSEPAEVRLWWEPELIGGLRAAVADAWRNLPTEGGVVRLADDPQRLRAWTRVLLSLRIAYLATWVPEALSAPLPDDAPADQRRRYDRACWLRAVVDTLGEFTGLGASRG; encoded by the coding sequence GTGATCAAGTGGCATCGGGATGACGGCGTCGTTGTCGGCACCCTGGAGCCCGAGCGCGTGGCGTGGCTGCGCAGCAGGCTGGCCGAGTTCCACGCGCTGCTCGACTGGCGGCTGAGCCAGTACACGACCGACTACCCGCTCGGCGAGGTGCTCGGCATCGCGCTGCCGACCGAGCCGACCGACCACCCGCCGCTGCAGGCCGTGCTGCGCATGCACGTGCCGGACAGCGAGCCGGCCGAGGTCCGGCTGTGGTGGGAGCCGGAGCTGATCGGCGGGCTGCGCGCCGCGGTGGCCGACGCCTGGCGCAACCTGCCGACCGAGGGCGGCGTGGTGCGGCTGGCCGACGACCCGCAGCGGCTGCGGGCCTGGACCCGGGTGCTGCTCAGCCTGCGCATCGCCTACCTCGCCACCTGGGTGCCGGAGGCGCTGTCCGCGCCGCTGCCCGACGACGCCCCCGCCGACCAGCGCCGCCGGTACGACCGGGCCTGCTGGCTGCGTGCGGTGGTGGACACGCTCGGCGAGTTCACCGGGCTCGGCGCGTCGAGGGGCTGA
- a CDS encoding MCE family protein: protein MRRRIPVLAVLAVTAATVLGGCGGSEFGGVYDLPLPGGADLGDHPYQVHVEFKDVLDLVPQAGVKVNDVAVGKVAKVDLAPDGWTADVTVEVNGDVKLPANASAQLRQSSLLGEKYVELVAPNNPSGTLAGGATIPLERTNRNPEVEEVFGALSLLLNGGGIGQIQDISRELNSALSGNEPQIRQLLTNLNTTVSNLDAHRNDITQALDGLNRLSGTLNNQRDELAGAIDNLGPGLAVLTQQRDQLVTMLNSLSSLSGVAVDTVNKSQADLIADLKDLQPTLTQLAATGQNLPKSLQVLLTFPFPDSTVNGVKGDYTNLYADLDLNLGNVVTNLGRSRQSILPSIPLLSGPGNGVPLPVPTLPGGSSNGSNNNSGGLGGLLGGLLGGGGH, encoded by the coding sequence GTGAGGCGCAGGATCCCCGTGCTCGCGGTGCTGGCCGTGACCGCCGCGACCGTGCTCGGCGGCTGCGGCGGCAGCGAGTTCGGCGGCGTCTACGACCTGCCGCTGCCCGGTGGCGCCGACCTCGGCGACCACCCGTACCAGGTGCACGTCGAGTTCAAGGACGTGCTCGACCTGGTGCCGCAGGCCGGCGTGAAGGTCAACGACGTGGCCGTCGGCAAGGTGGCCAAGGTCGACCTGGCCCCGGACGGCTGGACCGCCGACGTGACCGTCGAGGTCAACGGCGACGTGAAGCTGCCGGCCAACGCCTCGGCCCAGCTGCGCCAGTCCAGCCTGCTCGGCGAGAAGTACGTGGAGCTGGTCGCCCCGAACAACCCCTCGGGCACGTTGGCCGGCGGCGCGACCATCCCGCTGGAGCGGACCAACCGCAATCCCGAGGTGGAGGAGGTGTTCGGGGCGCTGTCCCTGCTGCTCAACGGCGGCGGCATCGGCCAGATCCAGGACATCTCCCGTGAGCTCAACAGCGCGCTGTCCGGCAACGAGCCGCAGATCCGCCAGCTGCTGACCAACCTGAACACCACAGTGTCCAATTTGGACGCTCACCGCAACGACATCACCCAGGCGCTCGACGGTCTCAACCGGCTGTCCGGCACGCTGAACAACCAGCGCGACGAGCTGGCCGGGGCGATCGACAACCTCGGGCCCGGCCTTGCCGTGCTGACCCAGCAGCGGGACCAGCTGGTGACCATGCTCAACTCGCTGAGCTCGCTGTCCGGCGTCGCCGTCGACACCGTCAACAAGAGCCAGGCCGACCTGATCGCCGATCTCAAGGACCTCCAGCCGACGCTGACCCAGCTGGCCGCGACCGGGCAGAACCTGCCCAAGTCGCTCCAGGTGCTGCTGACCTTCCCGTTCCCGGACTCCACCGTGAACGGCGTGAAGGGCGACTACACCAACCTGTACGCCGACCTCGACCTCAACCTCGGCAACGTGGTGACCAACCTCGGCCGGTCCCGGCAGAGCATCCTGCCCAGCATTCCGCTGCTGAGCGGGCCCGGCAACGGCGTGCCGCTGCCGGTGCCGACGCTGCCGGGCGGCTCGTCCAACGGCTCGAACAACAACTCCGGCGGCCTCGGTGGCCTGCTGGGCGGACTCCTGGGCGGGGGTGGGCACTGA
- a CDS encoding DNA-directed RNA polymerase subunit beta: MAVSRATKATAATNSTGIPGAPTRVSFAKIREPLAAPNLLELQTHSFEWLTGNEAWFQRRVDAGDEAPTGGLEEVLNEISPIEDFSGSMSLSFSDPRFDEVKASVEDCKDKDMTYAAPLFVTAEFTNHTTGEIKSQTVFMGDFPMMTDKGTFIINGTERVVVSQLVRSPGVYYDTAIDKTTDKDVFNVKIIPSRGAWLEFDVDKRDTVGVRIDRKRRQPVTVLLKALGWTTEQIRERFHFSETLLATLEKDHTAGPDEALLDIYRKLRPGEPPTKESAQALLENLFFKEKRYDLAKVGRYKVNKKLGLGFPVSTGVLTEDDIVTTIEYLVRLHAGETEMTVENTTVPVEVDDIDHFGNRRLRTVGELIQNQIRVGLSRMERVVRERMTTQDVEAITPQTLINIRPVVAAIKEFFGTSQLSQFMDQTNPLAGLTHKRRLSALGPGGISRERASMDVRDVHPSHYGRMCPIETPEGPNIGLIGSLSSFARVNPFGFIESPYRKVVDGRVTDQIDYLTADEEDRFVKAQANTLVDDEGNFLEDRVMVRRKGGETDLADTADVDYMDVSPRQMVSVATAMVPFLEHDDANRALMGANMQRQAVPLLRSESPLVGTGMELRAAVDAGDVVIAKKSGVVEELSADFITVMADDGSRQTYAMHKFRRSNQGTCINQKPIVNEGDRVEHGQVIADGPCTQNGEMALGKNLLVAIMPWEGHNYEDAIILSQRLVQDDVLTSIHIEEHEIDARDTKLGAEEITRDIPNVSEEVLADLDERGIIRIGAEVRDGDILVGKVTPKGETELTPEERLLRAIFGEKAREVRDTSLKVPHGETGKVIGIRVFSREDDDELPPGVNELVRVYVAQKRRIQDGDKLAGRHGNKGVIGKILPVEDMPFMPDGTPVDIVLNTHGVPRRMNIGQVLETHLGWIAKQGWSIDGDPEWASKMPEELFEVPPNTNTATPVFDGAREEEIIGLLGSTTPNRDGERMVGQNGKATLLDGRSGEPYPFPVAVGYMYILKLLHLVDDKIHARSTGPYSMITQQPLGGKAQFGGQRFGEMECWAMQAYGAAYTLQELLTIKSDDKLGRVKVYEAIVKGQNVPEPGVPESFKVLLKELQSLCLNVEVLSSDGAAIEMRDGDDEDLERAAANLGINLSRNESPSVDDVVN, encoded by the coding sequence TTGGCAGTCTCCCGCGCGACCAAGGCCACTGCTGCGACCAACTCCACCGGAATTCCTGGAGCGCCCACCCGCGTCTCGTTCGCGAAGATCCGCGAGCCGCTGGCCGCGCCCAACCTCCTCGAACTGCAGACTCACTCGTTCGAGTGGCTCACCGGCAACGAGGCGTGGTTCCAGCGCCGGGTTGACGCCGGTGACGAGGCCCCGACCGGTGGTCTTGAAGAGGTCCTCAACGAGATCTCCCCGATCGAGGACTTCTCGGGCTCCATGTCGTTGTCCTTCTCCGACCCGCGCTTCGACGAGGTCAAGGCCTCCGTCGAGGACTGCAAGGACAAGGACATGACGTACGCGGCCCCGCTGTTCGTCACCGCGGAGTTCACCAACCACACCACCGGCGAGATCAAGAGCCAGACGGTGTTCATGGGTGACTTCCCGATGATGACGGACAAGGGCACGTTCATCATCAACGGCACCGAGCGGGTGGTGGTCTCCCAGCTCGTGCGCTCGCCCGGCGTCTACTACGACACCGCGATCGACAAGACGACCGACAAGGACGTCTTCAACGTCAAGATCATCCCGAGCCGGGGCGCCTGGCTGGAGTTCGACGTCGACAAGCGCGACACCGTCGGCGTGCGCATCGACCGCAAGCGCCGCCAGCCGGTCACCGTGCTGCTCAAGGCCCTCGGCTGGACCACTGAGCAGATCCGCGAGCGGTTCCACTTCAGCGAGACGCTGCTGGCCACGCTGGAGAAGGACCACACGGCCGGGCCGGACGAGGCGCTGCTGGACATCTACCGCAAGCTGCGCCCGGGCGAGCCGCCGACCAAGGAGAGCGCGCAGGCGCTGCTGGAGAACCTGTTCTTCAAGGAGAAGCGCTACGACCTGGCCAAGGTCGGCCGGTACAAGGTCAACAAGAAGCTGGGCCTCGGCTTCCCGGTGTCCACCGGCGTGCTGACCGAGGACGACATCGTCACCACCATCGAGTACCTGGTCCGCCTGCACGCGGGCGAGACCGAGATGACGGTGGAGAACACCACGGTGCCGGTCGAGGTCGACGACATCGACCACTTCGGCAACCGCCGCCTGCGCACCGTCGGCGAGCTGATCCAGAACCAGATCCGGGTCGGCCTCTCCCGCATGGAGCGGGTCGTGCGTGAGCGCATGACCACCCAGGACGTCGAGGCGATCACGCCGCAGACCCTGATCAACATTCGGCCCGTCGTGGCCGCGATCAAGGAGTTCTTCGGCACCTCGCAGCTGTCGCAGTTCATGGACCAGACCAACCCGCTGGCCGGTCTGACCCACAAGCGCCGGCTGTCCGCGCTCGGCCCCGGCGGTATCTCCCGTGAGCGCGCCAGCATGGACGTGCGCGATGTGCACCCGTCCCACTACGGCCGGATGTGCCCGATCGAGACGCCGGAAGGCCCGAACATCGGCCTGATCGGCTCGCTGTCCTCGTTCGCGCGGGTCAACCCGTTCGGCTTCATCGAGTCCCCGTACCGCAAGGTCGTCGACGGCCGGGTCACCGACCAGATCGACTACCTGACCGCGGACGAGGAGGACCGCTTCGTCAAGGCCCAGGCCAACACCCTGGTCGACGACGAGGGCAACTTCCTCGAGGACCGGGTCATGGTCCGACGCAAGGGCGGCGAGACCGACCTCGCCGACACCGCCGACGTGGACTACATGGACGTCTCGCCGCGCCAGATGGTGTCGGTGGCGACCGCGATGGTGCCGTTCCTCGAGCACGACGACGCCAACCGCGCGCTCATGGGCGCCAACATGCAGCGTCAGGCGGTGCCGCTGCTGCGCAGCGAGTCCCCGCTGGTCGGCACCGGCATGGAGCTGCGCGCCGCGGTCGACGCCGGCGACGTGGTCATCGCCAAGAAGTCCGGTGTGGTCGAGGAGCTGTCCGCCGACTTCATCACCGTGATGGCCGACGACGGCAGCCGCCAGACCTACGCGATGCACAAGTTCCGCCGCTCCAACCAGGGCACCTGCATCAACCAGAAGCCCATCGTGAACGAGGGCGACCGGGTCGAGCACGGCCAGGTCATCGCGGACGGCCCGTGCACCCAGAACGGCGAGATGGCGCTGGGCAAGAACCTGCTCGTCGCGATCATGCCGTGGGAGGGGCACAACTACGAGGACGCGATCATCCTCAGCCAGCGCCTCGTCCAGGACGACGTGCTCACCTCGATCCACATCGAGGAGCACGAGATCGACGCCCGTGACACCAAGCTCGGCGCCGAGGAGATCACCCGGGACATCCCGAACGTCTCCGAGGAGGTGCTGGCCGACCTCGACGAGCGCGGCATCATCCGGATCGGCGCCGAGGTCCGCGACGGCGACATCCTGGTCGGCAAGGTCACGCCCAAGGGCGAGACCGAGCTGACCCCGGAGGAGCGGCTGCTGCGCGCGATCTTCGGTGAGAAGGCCCGCGAGGTGCGCGACACCTCGCTGAAGGTGCCGCACGGCGAGACCGGCAAGGTCATCGGCATCCGGGTGTTCAGCCGGGAGGACGACGACGAGCTGCCCCCGGGCGTGAACGAGCTGGTCCGCGTCTACGTCGCCCAGAAGCGTCGTATCCAGGACGGTGACAAGCTCGCCGGCCGGCACGGCAACAAGGGCGTCATCGGCAAGATCCTGCCGGTCGAGGACATGCCGTTCATGCCGGACGGCACGCCGGTGGACATCGTGCTGAACACGCACGGTGTGCCCCGTCGTATGAACATCGGCCAGGTGTTGGAGACCCACCTCGGGTGGATCGCCAAGCAGGGCTGGAGCATCGACGGCGACCCGGAGTGGGCGTCCAAGATGCCCGAGGAGCTGTTCGAGGTGCCGCCGAACACGAACACCGCGACGCCGGTGTTCGACGGCGCCCGCGAGGAGGAGATCATCGGCCTGCTCGGGTCGACGACGCCGAACCGCGACGGCGAGCGCATGGTCGGCCAGAACGGCAAGGCCACGCTGCTCGACGGCCGCAGCGGCGAGCCGTACCCGTTCCCGGTCGCGGTCGGCTACATGTACATCCTCAAGCTGCTCCACCTGGTCGACGACAAGATCCACGCCCGGTCGACCGGCCCGTACTCGATGATCACGCAGCAGCCGCTGGGTGGTAAGGCGCAGTTCGGTGGCCAGCGCTTCGGTGAGATGGAGTGCTGGGCGATGCAGGCGTACGGCGCCGCATACACCCTCCAGGAACTGCTCACCATCAAGTCCGACGACAAGTTGGGCCGCGTGAAGGTGTACGAGGCCATCGTCAAGGGCCAGAACGTCCCCGAGCCCGGGGTGCCGGAGTCGTTCAAGGTGCTGCTCAAGGAGCTGCAGTCCCTCTGCCTCAACGTGGAGGTGCTCTCCAGCGACGGCGCCGCGATCGAGATGCGCGACGGCGACGACGAGGACCTGGAGAGGGCGGCCGCCAACCTCGGCATCAACCTCTCCCGGAACGAGTCGCCGTCCGTCGACGACGTCGTCAACTAA
- a CDS encoding MCE family protein, whose translation MRGIAGPLTKLVIFMVITVLATSLLALTIANIDLRSASDYSARFSDVTSLNVGDDVRIAGVRVGSVDTIQVVDRRQAQVSFSIDGGHKLPASVTATIKYRNLVGQRYIALEPGAGDPNAVLPVGGTIPLDHTKPALDLTVLFNGFKPLFQALSPDDVNKLSYEIIQVLQGEGGTIDGLLAHTASLTSTIAGKDQVIGQVIDNLNSVLTTVNAHGDQLSALISQLQQLVTGFAQERKPIGDSIVALGDLADSTAGLLQQGRQPLKDDIAQLGSLSKNLGDNDLLNQFLQTLPGKVETITRTATYGSWFNFFLCSASGTIAVPPIISPVTLPVAPVTQARCKA comes from the coding sequence GTGAGGGGCATCGCCGGACCGCTGACCAAGCTGGTCATCTTCATGGTGATCACCGTGCTGGCCACCAGCCTGCTCGCGCTCACCATCGCCAACATCGACCTGCGCTCGGCCAGCGACTACTCGGCCCGGTTCAGCGACGTGACCTCGCTGAACGTCGGCGACGACGTGCGCATCGCCGGTGTGCGGGTCGGCTCGGTGGACACCATCCAGGTGGTGGACCGCCGGCAGGCCCAGGTGTCGTTCTCCATCGACGGCGGGCACAAGCTGCCGGCCTCGGTGACCGCGACGATCAAGTACCGGAACCTGGTCGGCCAGCGCTACATCGCGCTGGAGCCGGGCGCCGGCGACCCGAACGCGGTGCTGCCGGTCGGTGGCACGATCCCGTTGGACCACACCAAACCCGCGCTGGACCTGACCGTGCTGTTCAACGGCTTCAAGCCGCTGTTCCAGGCGCTGTCGCCGGACGACGTGAACAAGCTGTCGTACGAGATCATCCAGGTGTTGCAGGGCGAGGGCGGCACCATCGACGGCCTTCTGGCCCACACCGCGTCGCTGACCTCGACGATCGCCGGCAAGGACCAGGTGATCGGGCAGGTCATCGACAACCTGAACTCGGTGCTGACCACCGTCAACGCGCACGGTGACCAGCTGTCCGCGCTGATCAGCCAGCTCCAGCAGCTGGTGACCGGCTTCGCCCAGGAGCGCAAGCCGATCGGCGACTCGATCGTGGCGCTGGGCGACCTGGCCGACAGCACCGCCGGGCTGCTCCAGCAGGGTCGCCAGCCGCTCAAGGACGACATCGCCCAGCTCGGCTCGCTGTCCAAGAACCTGGGCGACAACGACCTGCTCAACCAGTTCCTGCAGACGCTGCCGGGCAAGGTGGAGACGATCACCAGGACGGCCACCTACGGCTCCTGGTTCAACTTCTTCCTGTGCAGCGCCAGCGGCACGATCGCGGTGCCGCCGATCATCTCCCCGGTGACGCTGCCGGTGGCGCCGGTGACCCAGGCGAGGTGCAAGGCGTGA